The following DNA comes from Noviherbaspirillum sp. L7-7A.
CGGAATCATGGCTTGCGCTCCTTGGTGTCAGGCGTCGCGCTTCTTGGCGCGCGGATGCGCGGCATCATACACCTGCGCCAGGCGCATGAAGTCGAGCGAGGTATAGACCTGGGTCGAGGAAATCGAGGCATGGCCCAGCATTTCCTGCACCGCCCGCAGGTCGCCCGAGGACTGCAGCAGATGCGAGGCGAAGGAATGGCGCATCACATGCGGGTGGACGTTGGACGGGATGCCCAGCGCCAGCGCATGCGCGCTGATGCGGCTGTGGACCATGCGCGGCGTCATGCGCTTGCCGCGCACCGACAGGAACAGCGCATGGCGCGCCAGGCCGGAATCGGGCCGCAGCAATTCCCCGCGCGCCGGCAGCCAGGCGCGCAGCGCCTCCAGCGCGGCTCGTCCAACGGGCACGGTGCGCTTCTTGCCGCCCTTGCCGGTGACATGCACCTCGCCGGAGGCATCGTCCACCCAGCCGGCCGACTCGTGGCCTTCCTCGCGCACATAGGCCACGTCCAGCGACACCAGTTCCGACACCCGCAGGCCGCTGGAATAGAGCAGCTCGAACATGGCGCGGTTGCACAGCTCGTTCGGCGCCTGCGGGTCGCTGCCCGGCCGCGGCTGCGACACCAGTTGCACCGCATGGTCGGCCGACAGCGCCTTGGGCAGCGCCTTGCCGCGCCGGGGCGGACGAATGCCATCGACCGGGTTCGATGCCAGCGGCAGCTGTTCCGACAGCCAGTTGTAGAAGCCGCGCCAGGCCGAGAGCCGGCGCGCGATCGAGCGCGGATGCAGACCGCTGCCATGCAGCTGCGAAGCGAATTTGCGGATATGGAAATGCGACAGCGCTTCCAGCGCCGGCGCCTCGGCCGGCGGCGGAAAGGCGGCCACGATCAGGCGCTCCAGTTCGGCCAGTTCATGGCGGTAGCCGGTGACCGTGTAGGGCGACAGCCGGCGCTGGGTTTCCAGGTTCTGCAGGTAGCCGGCGTAGTGGGCCTGTCGCTGCTGCGCGCTCATGGTCTTATCCCAGCAGGCTGCCCAGCGCGGCGCTGGCGGTGCCGGCGAAGCGGACCAGGAAGTCGGTCGACATGGTTTCGGAAAAACGCTGCGCATCCGGCGAACCTAGCACCAAAAGGCCAAAGCTCTGCTGCGCACCCGGCGCGCGCAACGGCAGCATGGCGATCGATTTCACGGCTGCTGGCTCGTCCAGCCAGGACGCCGCCTCGAAGTCGTTGTTGGGGCCGCAGAACGGCGCATCCAGGCCATTGGCGAAGATCCGGATGTCGTCCGACGCCGGCGCGGCAAACCAGGCCTGCGCATGCGGCGCGGCCACGCTCCACAGCCGCAGCGTGGCCTGCGGCACATCGAAGCGCTGGCGCAGGCCATCGACCAGGATGCGCGGCAGTTCGGTGTCGTGTCGGCTGGCCAAGAGGCTGCAGGTCCACTGATGGAATTTCCCGGCGATCTGGTCGTTCTCATGGCCGTTGCGCATCAGCGCGGCCAGCTTCATCTCCAGCGCCTTGTGCTTCTCGCGCAGCACTTCCATCTGCCGCTCCTGCAGCGAGATGGCGCGGCCGGAAAAACCGCTGGTCAGTTTGACGGCAGCGAGCAGCTCGCTGTGCTCTTCGAAGAAATCCGGATGGCTGGCAAGGTAGGCGGCAACGGCGGTGGATTCGAGGGACATGAGTTTCGGTGTCGGTGACGATGGATCGGAAGCGCGATGGAAACGTTGATTGCTGATTGCTGATTGCTGATTCAGAGTTCGATTTCGCCGTCGAACACGGTCACGGCCGGGCCGGTCAGCAGCACCGGCGCATTGCCGCCGGCCCAGGCGATGGACAGGTCGCCGCCGCGGGTCGCGACCTTCACCGGCGTATCCAGCAGGCCGCGCCGGATGCCTGCCACCACCGCCGCGCAGGCGCCGGTGCCGCAGGCCAGCGTCTCGCCGGCGCCGCGCTCGAACACCCGCAGCCGGATCGCATGGCGGCCAAGAACCTGCATGAAGCCGGCATTGACCCGTTTCGGAAAGCGCGGATGCTGCTCGATCGCCGGGCCCTGGCTGGCCACCGGCGCGGTCTCGCTGTCTTCCACCACCTGCACCGCATGCGGATTGCCCATCGAGACGGCGGAAACCCATACCGTGGCGCCATCAATGTCGAGCGGCCACAGCGTGTCGTGGCCCTGCGGCCGGCCTTCCAGGCCTGCGGCATCGAACGGCACCCGGGCAGGGTCCAGGATGGGCGCGCCCATGTCGACCGTGATGCCGCCATCGGCTTCCAGGCGCGGCTCGATCACGCCCGACAGGGTTTCGACCCGGATGGCGCGCTTGTCGGTCAGGCCTTTTTCGGTCACATAGCGCACGAAGGCGCGGGCGCCATTGCCGCACTGCTCAACCTCGCCGCCGTCGCTGTTATAGATCCGGTAACGAAAATCCACGCCGGCAGACTGCGGCCGCTCCACCACCAGCATCTGGTCGGCGCCGACGCCGAAACGGCGGTCGGCCAGGCGGCGCCACTGCGCGGGCGTGAAATCGATCTGCTGGTGGATGGCGTCGATGACCACGAAGTCATTGCCGGCGCCGTGCATCTTGGTGAATTTGAGTTTCATGGCTGTGGTTGTTGGCCGTCGGCCGGTTCGCCTGCCGCGACAGGCAGCGGGGACGGGGCATCATACACGCCGGCAGCGCCAGGCGGGCGGGTCTTGAAGCGCTTGTGCGCCCAAAAATATTCCTCGGGTGCCTCGCGCACCCGGTCCTCGATGAAGGCATTCATGCGGCGCGTGGCGGCGGCCAGGTCCTCGCCCGGATAGTCTTCCCAGGCCGGGTAGAAACGCACCCGCCAGCCGCGGTAGCCGGGCAGGTAGGTCGCCACCACCGGGATGACCCTGGCGCCGGTGGCGGCGGCGATGCGGGCCGGCGCGGTGAGGGTGGCGGCCGGCATGTCGAAGAAGGGCACGAACAGCGCGTCGCGCTCGCCGAAGTCCATGTCGGGCAGCATGAAGTAGGGAATGCGCCGCTTCATCGCGCGCAGGATGGGCTTGATGCCATCCTCGCGGGAAAACAGCTCGGCCGGATGGAAGCGGTTGCGGCCGCGGCGCAGCGCGGCGTCGAACACCGGGTCGCGCTGCTGGGTATACATCGAGCAGCCCGAGATATCCAGCGCCACCGCCACGCCGGCCACGTCCAGGCAGACGAAATGCGGACACAGCAGGATCACCGGGCCGGCGGCAATGTCGTCCAGCGGCAGGCCGGGCTCGACCCGTATCAGCCGGCGCAGCCGCGCCTGGCTGCCCCACCACAGCACGCCGCGTTCCAGCACGCTGCGGGCATAGTCCTGGAAATGGCGGCGCGCCAGGCGCAGCCGGGCCTCGTCATCCAGCTCGGGCAGGCACAGCCGCAGATTGGTCAGCGTGATGCGGCGACGGTCGCCCATTACCATGAACAGCACGCTGCCCACCATCTCGCCGAAGCGGCCCAGCGCCGGCAGCGGCAGCCAGTGCAGCAGCCACATCAATCCAAGCAGCAGCCTCATCATGCGCCAGCCGCCGCCGGGGTTGGCGCCGCCACGCCGGGCGGCGTCTTGTAGCGGTTGTAGCTCCAGAAGTACTGGTCGGGACAGAGCGCGATCAGCTTTTCCATCGCGGCATTGATGCTGCGCGCCTGTTCCTCCGGCGTGCCCGCCAGGTCTTCGTCGAAGCGCACGAAGCGCAGTTCGAAGCCGCGGCCATGGTCCAGCCGCTCGGCATAGGCCAGGATGATGGGCGCGCCGCTCATCTGGCGCAGCTTGGCCGGCAGCGTCATGGTGTAGGCCGGCTTGCCGTAGAAGCCGGCCCAGGCGCCTTCGCCCTGCTGCGGGACCTGGTCGGGCAGCAGGCCGATCGCCTGGCCGCCCTTCAGCGCCTTCATCAGCATGCGCACGCCCGAGAGATTGGCCGGCGCCAGCCGCATGGACGGCCGCGCGCGGGCCTGCTCCAGCAGGGGTTTCAGGGCCGCCTTGCGCGGCGGCCGGTACAGCACCGTCAGCGGTATGTGCTCCGACACCGCCTGCGCCAGGATCTCGAAGCAGCCCAGGTGCGGCGTCAGGAAGATCAGGCCGCGCCCTTCGGCCAGCGCCGCGCGCGGCAGCGCCAGGCTCTCGATATGGGCGACCGGCAGCACCCGGCGCGCCGGCGCCAGCCAGACGAAAGGCAGCTCCATCACGCTCTTGCCCGCCGCGGCAATGGCGCGCCGGCGCAGGTGGCCGTAGCCGGCGCGCGCCAGATTGTCGTTGAGGCGGCGGCGGTAGGAAGGCGAGGCGGCATACACCATCCAGCCCAGCGCCGCGCCCGACAGATGCAGCAGCGGCAGGGGCAGGTGCGACAGCAGACGAAATAAGTTGACAAGCATTAAAGAAGGCGTCAGGTTTTTGCGCGAATTTTTCAAGACGCGTAAAATAGCACGAAGTTTTATCCGCCGAGTTAACAGACAACTTGCGAGGCGGCCTACAAATCTCGCTAAAGCGTCGCAGGCTCATCGATAGGCCGCGACTTTACGACTATCACCATTCAAGGAGCCTGCATGGCACACGAATACCTCTTCACTTCCGAATCCGTCTCCGAAGGCCATCCCGACAAGGTGGCCGACCAGATTTCCGACGCCATCCTCGACGCCATCTTCGAGCAGGACCCGAAGGCCCGCGTGGCCGCCGAAACCCTGTGCAACACCGGCCTGGTTGTGCTGGCCGGCGAAATCACTACCCATGCCAACGTCGACTACATCGGCGTGGCGCGCGACACCATCAAGCGCATCGGCTACGACAATGCCGACTACGGCATCGACTACAAGAGCTGCGCGGTGATGGTCTGTTACGACAAGCAGTCGCCCGACATCGCCCAGGGCGTGGACCGCGCCGCCGACCTCGACCAGGGCGCCGGCGACCAGGGCCTGATGTTCGGCTACGCCTGCAATGAAACCCCGGAACTGATGCCGGCCGCGATCCACTATGCCCACCGCATCGTCGAGCGCCAGTCGCAGCTGCGTAAGGACGGCCGCCTGCCATGGCTGCGCCCGGACGCCAAGTCGCAGGTCACGCTGAAGTACGTGGATGGCCGCCCGGTCGGCATCGACACCATCGTGCTGTCGACCCAGCATGCGCCCGAGATGGAGCATAAGCAGATCGAGGAAGCGGTGATCGAGATGATCATCAAGCCGGTGGTGCCGGCGGAATGGCTCAACGGCACCCGCTACCTGGTCAACCCGACCGGCCGCTTCGTCATCGGCGGCCCGCAGGGCGACTGCGGTCTGACCGGCCGCAAGATCATCGTCGACACCTACGGCGGCGCAGCGCCCCACGGCGGCGGCGCCTTCTCCGGCAAGGACCCGTCCAAGGTCGACCGCTCGGCTGCCTATGCCGGCCGCTACGTGGCCAAGAACATCGTCGCCGCGGGCCTGGCCGAGCGCTGCCAGATCCAGATCTCCTACGCCATCGGCGTGGCAAGGCCGACCTCGGTGATGGTCACCACCTTCGGCACCGGCAAGATCAGCGATGAAAAAATCGCCGACCTGGTGCGCGAGCATTTCGACCTGCGCCCGCGCGGCATCGTGCAGATGCTGGACCTGCTGCGCCCGATCTACAGCAAGACCGCCGCCTACGGCCATTTCGGCCGCGAGGAACCGGAGTTTTCCTGGGAGCGCACCGACAAGGCGGAAGCCTTGCGCGCCAACGCCGGTTAAGCGTGCGCGCCGCTGCCGCGCTGTTCCTTGCAGGTTGGTTCGGTGCCGCAGCAACGGCGGCACAGGCAGCGCCGCCGCCAGCGCCATCTGCGCATTGCGCACAACTGAGCCAGGTGTTGCCTGGCATTAAGGCGGCAGATTGCCAGGCACAGCAGCTCGTTCCCGGCAGTGGCCGCTCGGTCAGGGGCCTGCCGCTGCTGGTGCGGCGGGTGCCGGCATCCGCCGGCGACAAGGTCAGGCCGCCCCGGATCCTGCTCCTGGGCGGCATCCACGGCGACGAGCCGACCTCGTCGGCCATCATCCTGCGCTGGATGCGCCATCTCGGCACGCCGGCGGCGCGCCAGTTCAGCTGGAGCATTGCGCCGCTGGTGAACCCGGACGGCATGCTGACCAAAAAACAGACCCGCACCAACGCCCGCGGCGTCGACCTCAACCGCAATTTCCCCACCCATGAATGGCAGCGCGAAACCGAGCGCTACTGGGTCAAGACCACCGGCCGCGACCCGCGCCGCTTCCCCGGCAAGACCCCGCTGTCCGAGCCCGAGAGCCGCTGGCTGGACGAGGAAATCCGCCGCTTCCAGCCCGACCTGATCGTCTCGGTGCACGCCCCCTTCGGCCTGCTCGACTTCGACGGCCCCGCCGCATCCCCGCCCACCCGCTTCGGCCGCCTGCGCTACGACCCGATCGGCGTATATCCAGGATCGCTTGGCAATTACGGCGGAGCACAGCGCAAGGTGCCCGTCGTGACGATCGAGCTGCCGCATGCGCAGCAGATGCCGAACGACGCCGAGGTGGAGAAGATCTGGCGCGACATGCTGGCCTGGGCGGGAAGGAACGTGATCAGCGGGAAGCTGGCGGCGAATTGAAGGCAACCTTCTGCTGGGTTTCAATTACACATGGATTGTGAGTTCTTGAGGGGATCAACCATGAATGCCTTTGTCACAAGCATCAGTAATTTTTTTTCGCGGACCGTGGCGGACACCAAGTTCGAATTAAATGATCTCAAACCGGCAGCAGCGGGAAAGACCGCAATGCCGCCTGTAGCGCAACGTGCGCAGCAAACCAGATCAGTCGGTTTCTTAATCCGCTCGTTATTTCAACGCAAATGTGGTTCATCCGCGCAGCCACAAGTGTGCAGATCCTCCAGGACGGCGTCCAATACAGCAAGCAAGTCGAGCGCTTCCCGATCCAGTGGCCTGACGTCACCAGCTGCGAAGAAATCCAGCTTCGCTACCAGCTCACCCAGGGTGTTGTCCAGTGCGTTGAACAAGGCATTGGACGCCAGCACAAGCCAAAATTCGAAAGAAGTCATCAGGGCCTTGCAGACCTTGCATCAACTGGACAACGCCTCTCCTGGCGAGTTGGACAAGCTCCTGCGTTCAAAGCTGACAGAAGCGAGTCTTACTAAAGGCAGGCCAAACGCGCTAACAGCCGGTTTATTCATTGCCAATCTCGTGGAAAGTAGTCCCTCCAAAAATTGGAAGGAAAACGAGTCTACGGATAGCGCGATGTTGCAATACCATGCCGATTTGGTGAGGCGCTTTGAGGACCAGTTCGGAAAGATCTTCCCGCATCGTTAACGGGAGGAGCGCTGGCGCCTGTGCTTCACGCTTGCAAACTTGAGTTCTCGCGAATGCACTCGGGACGTTGGAATTCGTCAGCGGCTTTCCACGCATGTTACGAGGACTCGCATCAGCTTCTGACGCCACAAAAGCCACGAAGGCCACGAAGATCTGCATCTGTCCACCGCTGACATCCTCCGCCTTTTCCGTTAAAATCCCCGATTCGTCAAGGAGCGTTGCGACAGAACCCTGCACCAGCCCGTTCTGCCAGGCTTGGCGAATCAACAATGCAACCGCGCTCACGTGACTTTTTTCTCGATTTTCTACAGAAAGGAGGCGTGATGAGCGCCCTGCCACAATCTTCCCAAGCCCAGGCTGTATCCCAGTCCAATTTCACCGACTACGTCGTTGCCGACCTGTCCCTGGCCGCATGGGGCCACAAGGAAATCCGCATCGCGGAAACCGAGATGCCCGGCCTGATGGCCATTCGCGAGGAATACGCCGCTGCCCAGCCACTGAAAGGCGCACGGATCACCGGCTCGATCCACATGACCATCCAGACCGCCGTGCTGATCCAGACACTCGAAGCGCTGGGCGCCAAGGTCCGCTGGGCATCCTGCAATATCTACTCCACCCAGGACCACGCCGCCGCCGCGATCGCCGACGCCGGCACCCCGGTGTTCGCCTTCAAGGGCGAGTCGCTGGACGACTACTGGGAATTCACCCACCGCATCTTCGAATGGCCCGACACCGCCGAAGGCGCGCAGTATTCCAACATGATCCTGGACGACGGCGGCGACGCCACGCTGCTGCTGCACCTCGGCACCCGCGCGGAAAAGGATGCGTCGGTGCTGGACAACCCGGGCTCGGAAGAAGAGGTCTGCCTGTTCAACTCCATCAGGAAGCGCCTGGCGTCCCAGCCCGGCTGGTACTCCACCCGCCTGGCCCAGATCAAGGGCGTGACCGAGGAAACCACCACCGGCGTGCACCGCCTGTACCAGATGCACCGCGACCTGAAGCTGGCTTTCCCGGCGATCAATGTCAATGACTCCGTCACCAAGTCGAAGTTCGACAACCTGTACGGCTGCCGCGAATCGCTGGTGGACGGCATCAAGCGCGCCACCGACGTGATGATCGCCGGCAAGGTAGCAGTAGTGGCCGGCTACGGCGACGTGGGCAAGGGCTCGGCGCAGGCGCTGCGCGCGCTGTCGGCCCAGGTTTGGGTGACTGAAGTCGACCCGATCTGCGCCCTGCAGGCCGCGATGGAAGGCTACCGCGTCGTCACCATGGACTATGCCGCCGAGTATGCCGACATCTTCGTCACAGCCACCGGCAACTACCATGTGATCACCCATGAGCACATGAAGAAGATGAAAGACCAGGCCATCGTCTGCAACATCGGCCACTTCGACAATGAAATCGAAGTCGCCGCGCTGCGCCAGTACACTTGGGAAAACATCAAGCCGCAGGTCGACCATGTAATCTTCCCGGACGGCAAGCGCATCATCCTGCTGGCGGAAGGTCGCCTGGTGAACCTGGGTTGCGGCACCGGCCATCCGTCCTACGTGATGAGCTCGTCGTTTGCGAACCAGACCATTGCCCAGATCGAACTGTTCGTCAACACCGACAAGTATCCGGTGGGCGTCTATACCCTGCCCAAGCATCTGGACGAGAAGGTGGCGCGCCTGCAGCTGAAGAAGCTCAATGCGCAGCTGACCGAACTGACCAAGGAACAGGCCGATTACATCGGCGTTTCCAAGGAAGGCCCGTTCAAGCCGGAACACTATCGCTACTAAGCGTTGAACCCGAGGGCGGCGCAAGCCGCCCTTTTTTGTCTGTTCAAGCCGATTGACCCACCATGGAGTGACCATGCGCCTGCTGCTTGCCTGGCTGATCAACACCGTTTCCCTGTTCGCCGTGCCCTACCTGCTGCGCACGGTGTATGTGCAGGACATCGGCACCGCCCTGATCGCCGCCTTGCTGCTGGGCCTGGTCAACACGCTGATCCGTCCCATCCTGGTGCTGCTGACGCTGCCCGTCACGTTGCTGACACTGGGCCTGTTCATCTTCATCATCAACGGGCTGATGTTCTGGGCGGTGGCCAACCTGGTCAGCGGCTTTGCCGTCGCCGGCTTCTGGTCCGCAGTGGGCGGCGCGCTGATCTACAGCGTGATTTCATGGGGCCTGTCGGCCTTACTGTTGAGAAAATAATGTCCGAGAACACTTACAGCATAGAGCTGTTCCCGCCCAAGACGCCGGAAGGCGCGCAAAAGCTGCGCGCCACCCGTGCCGAGCTGGCGCAACTGAAGCCACGCTACTTTTCCGTGACCTTCGGTGCCGGCGGTTCCACCCAGTCCGGCACCCGCGACACCGTGCTGGAAATCGCCAGCGAAGGCCATGAAGCCGCACCGCACCTGTCCTGCATCGGCCGCAACCGCGACGAGCTGCGCGCGATGCTGGCCGAGTACCAGGCCAACGGCATCAAACGCGTGGTGGCATTGCGTGGCGACCTGCCCAGCGGCTACGGCATGCTGGACGCCTCATCCGGCGAATTCGCCTATGCCAGCCAGCTGATCGAGTTCATCCGCAAGGAAACCGGCGACTGGTTTCATATCGAGACCGCTGCCTATCCGGAAGTGCATCCCCAGGCAAGATCGGCCCAGGACGACCTGCGCTACTTCGCCGGCAAGATCCAGGCCGGTGCCGACAGCGCGATCACCCAATATTTCTATAACCCCGACGCCTATTTCCGCTTCGTCGAGGATGCCGCAAAGCTGGGCGTGACCGCGCCCATCGTGCCCGGCATCATGCCGATCATGAATTACACGCAGCTAATGCGCTTCTCCGACATGTGCGGCGCGGAGATTCCGCGCTGGATACGGCTGAAATTGGCGGGGTTTGGCGACGATACGGTGTCGCTGAAGGCGTTCGGGCTGGATGTGGTGACGCAACTGTGCGAAAAGCTGCTGGCGGGCGGGGCGCCGGGGTTGCATTTCTATACGCTGAATCAGGCGGGGGCGACTAGGGAGATTTGGGGGAGGTTGGGGTTGAGTGCATGAGTGTCGAACTACTGCTAACTCAGCAGTTTTCGGGCAACTACGCTGACCCGGGCAGTACCTGCCTATAGGGATAGTGAATGCAATAACGTCAGAGCGATTCAAACAAGGTATGCCAAGATTAATGCAAGGCTCTTTGCTATTCGATAGAGGAAGATAGCACTTATGGCATCCAAGACATAAAGCGCGTAGTCCTTACGAACCTTTTTTTTGAGACTGGTGACTGACCTCGCTGTAAGACCACATCAGCGAGGAAATTATGCTCTATGGGCTGCCACCGAATCTGTGCTGCTTTGTTGTGCCGGGATTAGGAAAGACCCCTAAGGCAGGGTTGAAAAATACAACAGGTGTGTCGGCACAAAAGGAACCCAAAGTTGGGCAGGAAAGCAAAGCAGGCGGATCAGTATTGACGGGATCAACGCAGCTCCCTTCTGCTGAGCCGCGACTCTGCACTCAGCCATGGTCGGCTATTTGTTCCAAGCTTTTGTTGGAATACGTGATTATTCCAATTGCAGCCCAAATCTGCCCAAAATTTCTGAAAAAACAGATTAATGATACGGTCCACTCTGCTATTGAAATAATCGATCAGTTGAAATATGGAGAGATGAAGAACTCCTCTGGCCATTTAAAGGTGGCTTACCTCCATAATTTGATAGAAGACTTGAATCTTTACACTTCAGATCCCTTGAGAAAAGACACCACTGAGTCTTTTGTTAAAGAGTTTTTGAATAAAAAATTTGGTGCTGTGCCAAATGAAGAATTCGACGAAGAAAAATTAATAAGCAAAATCCAAGCTATAGACAATTTTAATAATGAAATTATTAAAATGAAGGCCGCCGTGGAGTCCCAGGAAAACACAGAAGAAGGGTGGTTCTTTGAGTCCCTGTTTCAGCCTCTTAAGGAGCTGAAAACAGAAGCCCAAAATTCTATATATTGCAACGACTCATTGAATCAACCAAAAGACTCTGGGCAGGAAAGAAAAGAACGTCAGAATCAAGCCACGTTTGCGCAGATTTTCAGAGGTGAGGTACAGTATTGTGACGATGATTAAAGAGCCAGTTATCCACTGCTTTCATAAATCGCCTAACTAACGGCAAATGAGGTCAATTCGGTGTGGCGCAAAGTCACACCGGCAGTTGCACCGTTTTTCATAAATTTCGATTTATTTGGTGAATGATAGTTGCTTCTAATTATTGAACAACCTAAGTTTGCCAAGCAAATTTATCTTTTGAAATTTTCTTAAAACCACTCCTATTTTAAATAACAGGATAAAATTCCGAGTATTAAGTCATTTATGAGTAATTCGGTTTTCAAGAGAATGAGTCGGGCTCAAGAAAGGCCTGCGTCGAATTCAGTAAAGACCAACTGCATGGTTATATCGTATTCATCCGAATTGAAGCATTGTTTTCCTGCGTCATAGGAGATACCAATCGCCCGCACCCCGGGCGTCGCCGCCAGCGTCCGATCGTAATACCCCCCGCCATACCCCAAGCGATAACCCGCTTCATTAAACCCAACGCAAGGCAGCAGCAGCAACGCCGGCTCAACCGGGCAATCGCGCCCCACCGGCGCCATCACCCCATGCGCATCCTTCACCAGCGCCTCCCCCGGCCGCCACGCATAAAACACCAGCGGCGCATCCCGCGCCACGACCACCGGTAACGCCAGCGTCACGCCCCGCGCCACCAACTCCGGGTACACCGGCGTCAGATCCGGCTCCCCCGCATGCGGCCAGTACACGCCAATCGACTTCACCGGATGCGCATCCAGCCACTCCAGCAGATGCCTGCGAATCGCCGCATCCCGCCATGCCTTTTCCTCCGGCGGCATGGCCTTTCTCGCCGCCAGCAATTCCTTCCTCAAGCGTTGCTTTTCGTTCATGTTGTAAGTAGTGTCCAGATGCAATTCCGGCGGCCAGCCGGGCGGGGGAGCGTGCTATTCTAGCCGCTCCCCAAAACGAGCAAGAATAAGGCAGCAATCTGATGTTTCCGATGAAATGGACCGCCGGGCTGGTGCTTGCCTGCGCGGTGTTCGGCACCCATGGCGCGCAGGCCCAGCAGCGCCAGCAAGCACAGCAGCAACGCCAGCAGCCACCACAGCCACAGCAGTTCGCCAGCGACGATGACATGTTCGCCGCGCTGCGCGAGGCGGCGCGGCGGGACGACGGGGCGAAGGCGTTCGAGCTGTCGTCGCGGCTGTCCAATTATGCGATTCCTTCCTATATCGAGTATTACCGCCTCAAGCCGCAGGTGAGAAACCTGCCGAATG
Coding sequences within:
- the metF gene encoding methylenetetrahydrofolate reductase [NAD(P)H], whose amino-acid sequence is MSENTYSIELFPPKTPEGAQKLRATRAELAQLKPRYFSVTFGAGGSTQSGTRDTVLEIASEGHEAAPHLSCIGRNRDELRAMLAEYQANGIKRVVALRGDLPSGYGMLDASSGEFAYASQLIEFIRKETGDWFHIETAAYPEVHPQARSAQDDLRYFAGKIQAGADSAITQYFYNPDAYFRFVEDAAKLGVTAPIVPGIMPIMNYTQLMRFSDMCGAEIPRWIRLKLAGFGDDTVSLKAFGLDVVTQLCEKLLAGGAPGLHFYTLNQAGATREIWGRLGLSA
- a CDS encoding 5-formyltetrahydrofolate cyclo-ligase, giving the protein MNEKQRLRKELLAARKAMPPEEKAWRDAAIRRHLLEWLDAHPVKSIGVYWPHAGEPDLTPVYPELVARGVTLALPVVVARDAPLVFYAWRPGEALVKDAHGVMAPVGRDCPVEPALLLLPCVGFNEAGYRLGYGGGYYDRTLAATPGVRAIGISYDAGKQCFNSDEYDITMQLVFTEFDAGLS